In the genome of Natronomonas salina, the window CCGCCGAGCCCGTGCCGAAGCGCTGGGACGCCTGCCCCGACTGCGAGAGCTCCGACTTCGGGTTCCCCGAGGAGTGACGGCCCGCGTCCACCGCCGTATTCTACCGAACCGATCCGACGACGCGTAGCGACGCGACCGCAGGCACGGCTCGCGGTTGATTCAAGCGTCTCCACCACGTCGGCACTGGTATGTGTGGCCGGAACTCGCTGTTCGCGCCGCAGGCGGACCTGGAGGAGCGCTTCGACGCGACGGCACGGCACCCCGTCCGCCCGCGGTACAACATCGCTCCCGGCGAGGACCTCGCGGTCGTCCGGAACGACGACCCCGGCGTCATCGACCGACTGGAGTGGGGGCTGCTCCCCGGGTGGGCCGACGACCCCGCGGACGCCCCGCGGCCGATCAACGCCCGCGCGGAGACGGTCGCCGAGAAGGCGCCGTTCCGCGACGCCTTCGAGGAGCGCAGATGTCTCGTCCTCTCCAGCGGCTTCTACGAGTGGCAGGAACGGACGGGCGCCGCCAAACAGCCCTACCGCATCTGCCTCGAGGACGACGAACTGTTCGCGTTCGCGGGTCTCTGGGAGCACTGGGAGGGCGACGGTTCGTCCCTGGAGACGGTCACCATCCTGACGACCGACGCCAGCGAGCGGATGGCGCCGATCCACGACCGGATGCCCGTGATGCTGGACCCCGACGAGGAGGCGACGTGGCTCGCGGGCGACGAGCCCAGGTCGGTGCTCGACCCCTACGACGGCGACGACCTGCGGACCTACCCCGTCTCGCAGACCGTCAACAACCCGGAGAACGACTCGCCGTCGGTCATCGAACCCGTCGACGTCGGCGAACAGACGGGCCTCGACGAGTTCGCCGGGTGAACGCAGCGGCAGGTCGTCACGGCCGTCGACCCGGGTGCGGTGACCCGGAGGAGACTGGCGAGCGAGGGCGACCACTTTAAACAGCCTGGGAGGACAGGTAGCAGACCTATTGGGATACCGCCGCAGGTTGAACCGTGACCGATGGTAACCGATGACGATACCCACGCGGGGACGGGCGAACGCGACGCGGCGGCCGTCGACGCCGTCGTCGTCGGCGCGGGCTTCTCGGGACTCTACATGCTCCACCGGCTCCGGGAGCAGGGGCTCTCGGTCCGCGTCTACGAGAAGGCCGACGACGTCGGCGGGACGTGGTACTGGAACCGCTACCCGGGCGCCCGCTGCGACAGCGAGAGCCACATCTACTGTTACTCGTTCGACGACGAACTGCTCGAGTCCTGGGAGTGGAGCGAGCGGTACCCCGAGCAACCGGAGATCCTCGAGTACCTCCGGTTCGCCGCCGACCACCTGGACCTGCGTCGCGACATCGAGTTCGAGACGGCCGTGACCGAGGCGGCCTACGACGACGACACCGCGACCTGGACGATCGGCACCGACGACGGGGAGCGCGTGACCAGCCGGTTCTTCATCAGCGCCGTCGGCTGCCTCTCGGAGCCGTTCCGGCCGGACTTCGACGGCCTCGAGCGCTTCGAGGGTGAGTGGTACCACACGGCCCGGTGGCCCCACGACGGCGTCGACCTCGACGGCGAGCGCGTCGGCGTCGTCGGCACCGGCTCGACCGGCATCCAGCTCATCCCGGAGGTCGCCGACCGCGCCGGCCACCTCACGGTCTTCCAGCGGACGCCGAACTACGCCGTCCCGGCGCGGAACCGCCCGCTCGACGACGAGGAGTACGCGGAGATCCGCGAGAACTACGACGAGATCTGGACGAAGGCGCGCAACTCCCGGCTGGGGATGCCGTTCGACACCGAGGAGAACTCCGCGCGGACGCTCGACGACGACGAGATCGAGGCGCTACTGGAGAAGCGCTGGCAGCAGGGCGGCTTCCGGTTCCTCCACACGTTCCAGCCCGGCCACGTCCTCTCGGACGCCGATACGAACGAGACGATCTCGGAGTTCATCCGCTCGAAGATCCGCGAGCGGGTCGACGACCCCGAGACCGCCGAGACGCTCGCCCCGACCGACCACCCCTACGGCTCGAAGCGCCCGCCGATGGACTACGGCGGCTACTACGAGACGTACAACCGCGACGACGTCCGGCTCGTCGACGTCGACGCGAACCCGATAACCGAGTTCACCCCGGACGGCGTCCGGACGGCTGACGACCACTACGACCTCGACGTCTTCGTCTTCGCCACCGGCTTCGACGCGATGACCGGCGCGCTGCTGGCGTTCGACGTCACCGGCCGCGACGGCCTGTCGCTGGCCGAGAAGTGGGCCGACGGGCCGAAGACCTACCTCGGCCTCGGGGTCCACGGCTTCCCCAACATGTTCACCATCACCGGGCCGCAGAGCCCCTCCGTCCTCACGAACATGCCGATGTCCATCGAACAGCACGTCGAGTGGATCGCCGACTGCATCGCCTACATGGACGAGCGCGGCTACCGGACCATCGAACCCACCGAGGAGTCCGAATCGCAGTGGGTCTCCCAGACCAACATGCTCGCCGACAACATGCTGTTCTCGGAGGCCGAGTCGTGGTACCGCGGCGAGAACGTTCCCGGCAAGCCGAACATCTTCACGCCGTTCCCCGGCGGCCTCGAGATGTACCGCGACATCTGCGACCGCGTCGCCGAGGACGACTACGACGGGTTCGAACTGACCGGCGCCGCGGAGACTCCCCCGGCCGAGCAGTAGCGGGCTTCAAATCGAAACTGCTGCTGATTTTTCCTCTGGGGCGAGGACGGCGGACCCTCAAGTTCAGGTAGCGGGACGATGCTGGTTCTCCGTCGTGCTCGTCGGCGGTTCGTCCAGGAGTCGGCGCGCGAGTCGCGCAGCGGCGGATCCGTCGGGGTGGTCGACGAAGCGGTCGCGCACGCGGGCGCGGTCGGCGGCGTACTCGTCGGTGCCGTCGATGGCCTCCAGGAGCGCGCCCTGGAACGCCGCGAAGTCGGTGGGGGTCGGACCCGGGGTGACCTCGCCGTAGTCGAACTCGAAGCCGGGGTGGTCCCGGTAGCTGGGGAGGTCGTAGGGGTAGAACACGACCGGGTCGTCGGTGACGAGGAAGTCGACGTAGATCGACGAGTAGTCGGTGACCAGGGCGTCGACGTGCTCCAAGAGCGGGTACGGGTCGGTGTCCGCGGGGAGTTCGACGACGTGCTCGAGTTCGTCGAGGTCGACGGCGAGCCGTTCCCGGGGGTGGAGCTTGACGATGAGGTACGCGTCGCGGGCCGCGAACGACTCGTCGAGGGCCCGGAAGTCGACGGCGTCGTCGAGCGGGACGCCGCCGTGGTCGACGTCGTCGCTCCACTCTCGCCACGTCGGCATGTAGAACGCGACGGGGTGGTCGCGGCCGAGGTCGCGGACGCGCCGGAGGACCGCGTCGTCGACCCCGAGGTCGGCGTCTTCGACCTCACCGCGGAGGACGTCGTTCCGGGGATAGCCGACGGGAAGGACCGACTCCTCGGGCTGCCTGTACGCCTCCTGGACGACGGGGCCCACCGCCTCCCCCGTCGTGACGTGGTACGCCCAGTTCGAGCCCGTGAGCCGGAAGAAGAACCGCCCGACGAGGGACCACTCGCGGTCGAGGTGGTCGCCGACCGTCTTGATGGGGACGCCGTGCCAGAGCTGGACGACGTCGGCGCCGCCGGTCGCCCACCACGTCACGTCCGCGGGTCCGTGGGACACGAAGACGTACTCGGCGAGGAGCGTGTGCAGGAGGCCGCGGGCACTTCCGGCGTCGTAGGCCTCGTAGCCGGCCTCGCGCAGCGTCTCGACGACGTCGCCGTCCGTCGAGAGCCAGATAGCGCGGACGTCGTCCCGCTCGGTCGCCGCGTGGAGGAACGCGTACTTCGGGTTGCCGACGAAGCGATCCCCGCCGTCGGCGCCGTAGACCCAGCGTCCCGCTCGGGAGGGGGCGAGCGACGAGGCGCCGTACGCCGCGAGGGTGCAGAGGCGGGTGAGGATCGTCGTCGCGACCGCGAGTGCCCGATTACGGGCCATCCTACTGGAGGGCGGTGCCCGATTCGACCTCGGCGAGGTGCTCGGGCGTGTTGATCTCGTGGCGTTCGTCGGCCGGCACCGTCACGCGCTTCGAGGGGGTCTCGGTGAACACGATGGGGAACCAGTCGTCGGGGTTCTCCTGGAGGGTCTCGAGGGCCACGGGGACGTTGTCGTTGTGGAGGACGAACAGGCCGACCTCCTGGTGGCCCGCGATCGCCCCGTAGTCCGTGATGACACCCTCGTCGTCGTACCGGACCGCGGTCATCTCGTCCTGGACGCCCTCGATGCAGCCGACGGCGTTGTACCCCTCGTGGCGGTACCGGGCCCGGAAGCGCTGGACGATCTTCCCCAGCGCGTCCGCCGAGAACAGGACGTCCCCGCAGACCACGAGGACGTGCTCGTCGCACCCCTCGGCCTCGAAGGCCCGGAGCGCCCGCTCCAGGGAGGCCGCGTTCTCGACGTCCTGCCAGTTCTCGAGGTAGAGCCCCCGGGAGTCGACGTCGGTCCCGAGGTCGACGGCCTCGTCGATCTGGCCGTTCGCGTCCTCGAAGCCGTGCCCGAGGACGACCGTGACGTCGTCAGTGTACTCGTCGATGACGTTGCGCTGGTACTCGTAGAGGGTCTTGCCGTTGAGTTGGAGGAAGAGCTTCGGCTTGTTCGCCGTGCGGGGACCGAGGCGGCTTCCTCGTCCGGCAGCGGGGATGACAGTACGCATGCGAATATATCTGACCCCACACGACTACAATAATATATATCTGCTATCCCTATTTTCTATTTCCTTATGCACCCACTAGAAAGACTCAGCAGGCCGTACAGACCCGATTCCTCCGGTGTCTAGATTCGTGGCAGTTAGACGACACCTGAGAGACCAGCCAGCGGTTCGTTCACCCGATAGTGCAACGAAATGATAGGTAGTTCGTCCATATCGCCTAGTATAGATAGCTAATCCCACCTTCCTGGTGGGATTCTCACAGCCAGCCAGCGTGTCGCTACGACGGATTTCCCCGGTGGCGGTCTGTCACCAGTATAGAGACCAAATCATCGTCTCTCTAACCATATCTAATCGTTTAACTATCGTGTACAAATCCATAACGATATAGGAGATAGTCGAAACGCGGGCATGGGCCACAGGTTCCGCAGCTGCACCAGGGGAGGCACGACAGGGACACTCGCGATCGCCCTTCGGGGTTTTTACGATAGCGCTCGCGGTCGGGGTGCTCGGTACCGGACTCATCGGGGTCTTCGGCGACGAGGCGCCGATGTCCGCGACCGGCGACCAGACGACGCCGACGCCAACCGATTCCAACGAGTCTCTGGAGGCATCGACGCAGACGCCGACGGAGACACCAACTGCTGCAGATCAGGACAAGGAGAAGGAGACACCGACTCCGACGGTCTGTGAGCAAGAAAAGGAGAAGGACACACCGACGCCAACACCGTCGGACCAGGACAAAGATAAGGACACGCCGACGCCAACGCAGTCAGACCAGGACAAAGAAAAGGATACACCGACACCAACACCGTCTGGCACCCCAACCGAGACTCCGGCCGAGACTCAGACACCGACAGATACGCCGACAGAAACACCGACAGATACCCCAACGGAGACACCAACCGAGACGCCGACAGATACGCCAACAGAAACGCCAACTGAGACACCGACCGAGACGCCCCCAGGAACACCGGCCGACACACCGACTGACACCCCCACTGAAACGCCCACAGAAACACCGACGGCAACACCAACTGACACACCAGCCGAGACGCCCGATAAGCGTGGCGCGATCAGCTACGTTCTCCTCTGTACGAACGACGACGGTGCTGAACGAATCGGTTCCGGAGGGGCGGGCGCCGACCAGTGTCCCGACGGCGAGCCGTTCGTCAGGTATGAGCGGAAGGGGAACTCGTTCGCTGCGGAGGACGACCCCCAGGGGACGACCGTGACCGCGACCGAGTTCAAAGACGACGAGGACGAACCGGTCACCGCCGTCTGGACCTCCGAGACCTACAACGTCACCGGCGTCGTCGTGGGCGCCGGCGGCGACATGTGCACGTACGACTACTCGCCCGATGGTACCTTCCCACAGGAGGACACTGTCGAGACCTGCGACGGCCCGGCCGGTAACAGCGGGGCCGCCTCGCTCGGGATGACCGACACGGTCGTTTCCCTATTGACGGGCGCCGCCGACCGGATTTCCTCGCTGCTCCCGCTGCAGGCCGGCGGGTCGGTCGTCCCGCTGGCGCTCCTGCTGTCCGGCACGGCGATCGGCTGGCGACGAGGACGGTGACCACGGCGTAAGGGGCCACCGCGTCGAGACCTCGATCTGGCGTGAACTGAGAGTTTCTAGAAAGAGGGCTTGTATCCGCTGATGCCCTTGGCTCACAATCGTGCAGCTTGTGGATGGGCCCTGCCGGATTTGAACCAGCGATCGCCCGGTGTCCCATTCCGCGGGGACAACCCCCGATTATTACTGTCGGAAATATGAGCCGGGTGCTGTAAGACCAGACTGAGCTAAGGGCCCTTCTACCTGGGAATATCCACTGCCCCCTCTTTAGTTTGCCGGGAGAACTATGCCGACAGTACGTCCCTCTCCCGTAGTTCAGCTTCCAACTCAGCAGGTGTCGTCACGACCGCGTAGTCCATGCTTCGGAACGCGTAGTAGCCGAGTTTCTGTGTGAAGGACCGTTCGTTTGGTCGTCCATCTTCAACGTAGCCATCGACTTCGATCCACAGGTCAATGCTCGGAACGTGGAAGTCGCAAGTCCAGAGGGTCACACCCAATCGTACATGGGTCTCATAGTCGTATCCGAGATCGTCCAAATATCGTGCGATAGCCAGTTCATGGCGACTGTCGAGGTTGTTGCCGTTCGGACCGAGGCACTGTTCGCCATGTCGTTGGCCACAGTCAATACCGGCAGCCTCACATGCCTCAGCCCAAGACCCGAGGTGCTTCTTCACAGTACTCGTGGCGAACTCGCCGTAATCGTCATATTCGCGCATGGTTAGATTCTCACCCGCCGTCTTTTTGTTGACCCGTCGTAGGTCCGCGAGCATCTCGTCATGATTGTTGGAGTCGTACTCGCCAACTTGGAGCTCGTTCGATTCGAGTCCAGCATCCGCCAGTACGGTCGCCCAGTCCTCCTCGATGATATCGTACATTCGACTCAGACACGGTAATCGGTCGTCTGCTTCCGCATCTCTCGTCGTCGGCGCCTCACCGAGTTCCTCGGCCAACTGCGCGACATCGTCCACCAGTTCCTCGTAGGTGTATTCATCGTACTCCGACTCCGTATGCTGATTGCCGTAGAATTTACCCATCGTGGCTCACCCCTCTTTGCCCGCGTCTTCTGCAATCAATGCTCGTCTGTGACCGCGTATCTCGAGGCACCGCACCCATCGGGGTGCCCCACAGAACCCACCGTGGCGTAGCACGTCCGGAGAGGGACAGTTCCGGCCCACGGATCAAGCAATTCACTCTCCAGACTCGGATTCAGGTCCGCAAGTAACGGTGACACCGGCGTGTGAATTCGAGTATCAATCCAGTAAGCAGGGTATAGGAGGAGATTCGATTGTCGGCATAGAAGCCACCGAGATGGGTGAGAGCGGGACTTCAGCATCGGTCCTGGTGGCCACCATCGACACCGGAACAGTCGGCGAAATCAAAACCGCAGGACGGCAACCGATTATGGGATTTTCGTGGGTATAGCGAACCGCGAACGATAGCCCGAGAGGTGGAGATTCCACGGATAGCAGGCCTCTAGTCACGGTTCTGTGATTCACCTAGTTGCGCGATATTTTCCTAGCCGCGGTTCGCGAGGCGACAGTGACCATTCTTCCGGATACCCGCCCGATTATGGAAGTCGTATAGAACGCCCCTATACCTGTAATTCGACGGTAATACCACCGTACCCGGTTATGGAATCGGAGCGCAGTTCGGCGTGGCAGCGATCGGGACCTCGTTCGGAGGAACGGAGAATCGGCGCGGGTACGGAGACTCGATCGCGACACCAAGACCCAAACCGCTCCCGGCCGACCACCCACTATGTTCAGGTTCGACTACCAGCCGGGGACGATCCGGTACGGGGCGGACTGCGTCGCCGACCTCGGCGAGGAGCTCGATACCCTCGGCGCCAAGCGCGCGCTCGTGATCACCGGCCGGACCGTCGGAGAGACCGACGCGGTGATGGACCCGCTCCGCAAGGGACTGGGCGACCGCCTCGTGGAGACCTTCGCGGAGACGACCCCCGAGAAGCGGATTTCGACGGCATTCCGGGCCGCGGCGCTGGCCGACGAGGTCGACGCCGACGCGCTGGTGGCGGTCGGCGGCGGGAGCAGCCTCGATATCGCCAAGGTCGCCGCCGCCATCGCGGCATCGGACGACTCCCGGAGCGAGATCCGCGAGACGTTCGAGGAGACCAGCTCCGTGGATGTCCCCGACGGCGAGTTACGGCCGGTCGTGGCGGTGCCGACGACGCTCGCCGGCGCGGACCTCTCGATGATCGGCGGCGTCACCGCGACGGAGGACGGCGACCTCGTCCGCGGCGGCGCCTACGACGAGCGGCTGCTGCCCGCCGCGCTGTTCTACGACCCGGAGCTGTTCCGGACGACGCCGCACGGCGTGCTCTGCGCGTCGGCGATGAACGGCTTCGACAAGGCCGTCGAGACGCTGTACGCCAGCACCGCGACGCCGATCACCGACGGGACGGCGGTCCGGGCGCTCCGGCTGCTCTCGCGGGGGTTGCCGGCGCTCGGCGACGGCAACCGGAGCGACGAGACGATGCACGACGCGGTCGTCGGGACGATCCTCGCACAGTATGGCTGCTCGCGGACCGACGGCCTGACGCTGTCGCTGATCCACGCCTTCGGCCACGGCATCGCCCGCGGGTACGACGTCCAGCAGGGCGGCGCCCACGGCATCATCGCGCCGCACGCCCTCCGGTACCTCTTCTCGGAGGTCGACGGCAGCCGGGCGTTGCTGGCGGAGGGCTTCGGGGTCGCTCCGGGGACGCCGGAGGAGACCGCCGATGCCGTCGTCCGCGAGGTCGAGCGCGTCCGCGACGCCCTCGGGTTGCCGACGCGGCTCCGCGAGATCGACGACATGGCCGAGTCGGACCTGCCCGACGTCGCCGAGGACGTCCACGGCGACGGCCTGATGCCGTACTGCCCGGAAGGACTGGACCCCTCGGTCGGCGACATCGAGGGCGTGCTTCGGGACGCGTGGTAGCCAGATAGTATACAAACGGGCGGCGGCAACGGGTGGTATGGCTGTGAGACGGCGGGAACTGCTGGCCGGCGCGGCGGTCGCGCTGGCGGGCTGTGCGGACGCCCGCGAGTTCGTCGAGGACAACGCGCCGCTCGGCCACCCGCTCGCCGGCGAGACGACGGTCGCGGTGGTGAACCGGAGCCGGGCCACCCACGACCTCGCGGCGCTGACCGACGAGGCGCTGGCCTTCTGGAACGAGAGCGCCCCGCGGTACGCCGGCTTCGAGGTGGCGTTCGACCGGGTCGACCGCGACGCGTCGCCGGACGTCGAGATCGAGTTCCTGAACGACCGCTCGGAGCTGGACGGCTGCCAGGAGCACAGCTCCGAGAACGTCCTCGGCTGCGCGCCGCTCATCCGCGAGCACAACCGCATCGACCGGCCCGCGGTCGCCGAGGTCGTCGCCACCGACCGCCCCTACGGGGAGGTGCTGGCGACGACCCAGCACGAACTCGGCCACATGCTCGGCCTCGGCCACGCCGACGAGCCGGCGTACATCATGTCCAACCGCATCCAGGACCGCCTCCCGGAGTACGAGACCCGGGTCGCGGTGCTGGAGGCCTTCCAGGCCGGCTGGGACGCCCGCAACGAGGGCACCCGGACCTACAACGAGGGCATCCAGTACTGGAACGACGGCGACTACGAGCAGGCCGTCGAGCCGTTCGCCCGCGCCGCGGACCACTACCGCTCGATCCACGACCACGTGGCGACCGCCGAAGACGCGGCCACCGCATTCGAGGGGATGGACCGGCCGGAGACGGTGGACCGCGCGCGCCTCGCCGACTACTTCGAGACGACGCGGACGCTGACCGACATGCTGGTCCAGGTCGCCGAGGACATGCGGGCGGCCGCCGAGGCGCGGGCCGACGGCAACATCGTACGCGCACGCGGGAAACAGGAGTCGGCCAACGAGACCCTCGAGGACGTCCAGTCGCGTGACGCACCCACCCCCGCCGACGTCGGGCGGGCGCTGGGGCTGGTCCGCGAGCAACCCGACGTCACGCCGGCCGAACCCAGCGGGAGCTGAGCCAGAGGACTCGGGTCGAAGGATCGTCGCGAGAAGTGGGCGGACGGCGCCGGCGGCCGAGATGGTGCACGCTACGCGTTGAGCGGTGCCTCGAACTCGGGGTCGGCCCGCAGGATCTCCGTCAGGCGGGGTGCCACGCTCTGGAGGTCCGCCGTCGGCTCCACCAACTCCCGGTCGTCGTCGTACTCGACGAGGCCTGCCGCCACCAACTTCGGGACGTGGACGTGGTGAAGCTCGATCCGGATTCGCGTCATCGTCTCGCCGGAGACCTCCTGGAGCGGCGCGTGGTGGTTGTACTCGACGATCGCCTCCGAGAGGTCCCGCATCGTCAGCGCCCGCCGTTCGTCGAGGAGCGTCCCGAGGACGATCCGTCTGTGTTCGTCCCGACAGAGGGCGAGTAGGGTGTCGAAATCTATCTGGGTCCCAACCATACCGGGAAGTAGGCTCCAAGACGGTTGCCGGCTGTTGTTGACTATACAATCCATTTATAAGTAGGGTTATCGGCTCGCGGACGACTCCGCGAGTGTGCTGGCGATGATCGTCTCGATTCCGCGCCGGAGACGGGACGCCACGGCCTGCTGTGAGACGCCGAGTTCCTCGCCCAGTTCGGCCATCGTCACGTCCCGCGGCGTGTTGAAGTAGCCCCGCTCGTAGGCGAGCTGGAGCGTCGCCTGCTGGGTATCGGTGAGTGCGGCCTCGGTCGCCGACTCGATGGGCGTCAGCGCGTGCAGTTTGGTGAGCGTAATCGGGATATCGAGCTCCCGGCAGCGCTGCTGGAAGGCCGCGATGTTCCGGCGGTTCTCACCCCGGATGTCGAAGGTCCACTGCCGGTTCGTGCCGACGGCCTCGATGAGCGCGACATCCGTCTCCGTCAGCGTCGTGAGGACGTCGTCGTAGTCCAGCGCCCACTCGACGCGGAGCAGATGCTCGCCGTCGACGGAGTCGACGAACTGGATGGCCTTCACGCCCGGGTGCTCCGAGAACGCCCCCTCGACGTCGTCGACCTCCGTCCCCCGGACCCAGAAGTAGGGGATCACCACGTCCCGCGCGGGGATGATCCGCTCGAGCTCGACGGTCACGCCGGGTAGCTGTTCGAATATCGTCCCCAGTGGGAACTGGTCGGACGGGACCGTGAAGGTCGCCTCGGTGGCCATGACGCGACCGTCGGGAGCCGACGGGAAAGGACTGCTGGCACAGCGACCCGCGGTCGGTCTCGAGGTAGGAGAGAGACGGGCCGGACGACGCTGCCGCTGGCGGGTGTGGGTTCTCCGCATCGAAAGGGTGGACGGTCTCCACCCAGCACGGCTGGGGGCGAACCCCAGGGTAGCCTACTGCCGGCTGCCCCTTAGTTAACGTCCAACCAAACCCATCTCTCTCGAACCAGTCCCCGTATTCGGAGCTTACCGGCGAGCGGGGAGACGATTCACGCCCGGTAGGACGAACACAGCTCTCGCTGTCCGGGGTGACTCTCGGAAGAAGTACGCCGCCGCCAGGGCTCGAACCTGGGACAACCTCGTGTCTGCGGTCCACAGAGAACTGTGAGACCTTAACAGCGAGGTGCTCTACCAGCTGAGCTACGGCGGCCCACTGCACTCATGCCTAACCGGAATTGGTTCATATGACTTTCGCTTTCGCCCCTCCGCTGTCCGTTGGTCCCACACCCCCGGACGGCCGCCGTCACCTGCCGCCACGCACCGACATGCTTTACCAGTCGACGGCGCAACCGCGAGTATGTCGTTCGAGTCGGTCGAAAAGGAGGTTCGCGACCGGGTCGTCCCCGACCCCGCGGAGGTCGCCGACTTGGAGTCGGTCGTCGCCGACCTCACCGACCGCGCCGAGGCGGCCGTCGCGGACCTGCCCGTCAACGCCGACGTGCTGCTCGTCGGGTCGACCGCCCGCGGCACCTGGCTCGTGGGCGACCGCGACGTGGACCTCTTCGTCCGGTTCCCGACCGACCTCGCCCGCGAGGAACTGGAGCGCTACGGGCTCGAGGTCGGCCACGCGGTCCTCCCGGAGGGCCACGAGGAGTTCGCCGAACACCCCTATGTGAAGGGGGAGTACCGCGGCTTCGACGTCGACTGCGTCCCCTGCTACGCCGTCGAGGACGCGACGGAGATCCGCTCTGCGGTCGACCGAACGCCGTTCCACACCGACTACCTCGAGGGCCGTATCGAGCCGCTGGCCGACGACGTCCGGCTGGCGAAGGCGTTCCTCTCGGGCATCGGCGCCTACGGCAGCGACCTCCGGACGAAGGGGTTCTCGGGCTTCCTGACCGAACTGCTCGTCCTCGAGTACGGGGGGTTCCGGGAGTTCGTCGAGGCCGTCGCGGACTGGCAGCCGCCCGTGAGGTTCGACCCCGAGGACCACGGTCAGGAGTCCTTCAGCGACCCCCTGGTCGTGATCGACCCGACCGACCCGGAGCGCAACGTCGCGGCAGTCTGCTCGGCCCGCAACGTCGGTCGGGTGGTCCACTACGCCCGCGAACTGCTGGCGGACCCCCGCGTCGAACTCTTCGAGCCGCGCGACCCGGACCCGATGTCCGCCGAGGCGGTCCGGGAGGCGGTCGCGGCCCGCGAAACGACGCCCGTCGCGGTGCGCTTCGAGACGCCCGACGTCGTCGAGGACCAGCTGTACCCCCAGCTCGAGAAGTCGCTGGCGGGCGTCGAGGGCGCGCTCGAGCGCGCCGGGTTCGACCCGCTGCGGAGCGCCGCTTTCGCCGACGAGACGGCCGTGCTGTTCGTCGAGTGCGCCGTCGCCGAACTGCCCGCGGTCGAGCGCCACCGCGGGCCGCCCGTCGGCGTCCGCGAGCACGCAGAGGGGTTCTTCGAGTCCTACGCCGACGCCGGGGACGCCGTCGGACCGTTCGTCGACGACGAGGGGCACTACGTCGTCGAGCGGCCCCGCGACGCCCGGACGCCCGGCGAACTCGTCGAGGCGAAGCTGTTCGACGTCTCGCTCGGCCCGCACGTCGAATCCGCCCTGGAGGCCGACCGCGAGGTCCTGGTCGGCGAGGCGATCGGGAAGCTGGCCGACGAGTTCGGCAGCGAGCTGGCCGCGTACTTCGATCCGCGACCGTGACGGCGGCGCCTAGCACCTGGTTATCGAGAACGTGTCGGGAGGTCGACGCCTTATCCGCGTGGAACCCCTACGGTGGGTAGATGCCGACGATACCTATCGAAGACGGGACGCTGTGGTACGACGAGCAGGGGAGCGGGCCGCCGATGGTCTGTATCCACGGGGGCTGGCAGGACGCCGACGCCTGGGAGGCCCAGGTCGAGCGCTTCGCCGACGACTACCGCGTGATCCGGTTCGACATCCGGGGTCACGGCCGGACCGGCGCGACGGGGATGCGGCGGTACTCCATCGACCAGTTCGCCGACGACCTCGAGGTGCTGTTGGACCACCTCGACGTCGAGCGGCCGATCCTCAACGGGATCTCCATCGGCGGGATGATCATCCAGACGTACCTGGAGCGGCACCCAGACGCGGCCCGGGGCGCCGTCATCGGCGGGCCGGTGCAGTCGATGCCGCCGGTCGACATCCCGCCGCAGGTCAAGCCGTTCATGTCGCCGCTGCCGGCCGTCTCCGCGATAGTCAC includes:
- a CDS encoding iron-containing alcohol dehydrogenase family protein, which codes for MFRFDYQPGTIRYGADCVADLGEELDTLGAKRALVITGRTVGETDAVMDPLRKGLGDRLVETFAETTPEKRISTAFRAAALADEVDADALVAVGGGSSLDIAKVAAAIAASDDSRSEIRETFEETSSVDVPDGELRPVVAVPTTLAGADLSMIGGVTATEDGDLVRGGAYDERLLPAALFYDPELFRTTPHGVLCASAMNGFDKAVETLYASTATPITDGTAVRALRLLSRGLPALGDGNRSDETMHDAVVGTILAQYGCSRTDGLTLSLIHAFGHGIARGYDVQQGGAHGIIAPHALRYLFSEVDGSRALLAEGFGVAPGTPEETADAVVREVERVRDALGLPTRLREIDDMAESDLPDVAEDVHGDGLMPYCPEGLDPSVGDIEGVLRDAW
- a CDS encoding matrixin family metalloprotease, which produces MAVRRRELLAGAAVALAGCADAREFVEDNAPLGHPLAGETTVAVVNRSRATHDLAALTDEALAFWNESAPRYAGFEVAFDRVDRDASPDVEIEFLNDRSELDGCQEHSSENVLGCAPLIREHNRIDRPAVAEVVATDRPYGEVLATTQHELGHMLGLGHADEPAYIMSNRIQDRLPEYETRVAVLEAFQAGWDARNEGTRTYNEGIQYWNDGDYEQAVEPFARAADHYRSIHDHVATAEDAATAFEGMDRPETVDRARLADYFETTRTLTDMLVQVAEDMRAAAEARADGNIVRARGKQESANETLEDVQSRDAPTPADVGRALGLVREQPDVTPAEPSGS
- a CDS encoding DUF7344 domain-containing protein — encoded protein: MVGTQIDFDTLLALCRDEHRRIVLGTLLDERRALTMRDLSEAIVEYNHHAPLQEVSGETMTRIRIELHHVHVPKLVAAGLVEYDDDRELVEPTADLQSVAPRLTEILRADPEFEAPLNA
- a CDS encoding helix-turn-helix domain-containing protein, with amino-acid sequence MATEATFTVPSDQFPLGTIFEQLPGVTVELERIIPARDVVIPYFWVRGTEVDDVEGAFSEHPGVKAIQFVDSVDGEHLLRVEWALDYDDVLTTLTETDVALIEAVGTNRQWTFDIRGENRRNIAAFQQRCRELDIPITLTKLHALTPIESATEAALTDTQQATLQLAYERGYFNTPRDVTMAELGEELGVSQQAVASRLRRGIETIIASTLAESSASR
- the cca gene encoding CCA tRNA nucleotidyltransferase; amino-acid sequence: MSFESVEKEVRDRVVPDPAEVADLESVVADLTDRAEAAVADLPVNADVLLVGSTARGTWLVGDRDVDLFVRFPTDLAREELERYGLEVGHAVLPEGHEEFAEHPYVKGEYRGFDVDCVPCYAVEDATEIRSAVDRTPFHTDYLEGRIEPLADDVRLAKAFLSGIGAYGSDLRTKGFSGFLTELLVLEYGGFREFVEAVADWQPPVRFDPEDHGQESFSDPLVVIDPTDPERNVAAVCSARNVGRVVHYARELLADPRVELFEPRDPDPMSAEAVREAVAARETTPVAVRFETPDVVEDQLYPQLEKSLAGVEGALERAGFDPLRSAAFADETAVLFVECAVAELPAVERHRGPPVGVREHAEGFFESYADAGDAVGPFVDDEGHYVVERPRDARTPGELVEAKLFDVSLGPHVESALEADREVLVGEAIGKLADEFGSELAAYFDPRP
- a CDS encoding alpha/beta fold hydrolase, translating into MPTIPIEDGTLWYDEQGSGPPMVCIHGGWQDADAWEAQVERFADDYRVIRFDIRGHGRTGATGMRRYSIDQFADDLEVLLDHLDVERPILNGISIGGMIIQTYLERHPDAARGAVIGGPVQSMPPVDIPPQVKPFMSPLPAVSAIVTTMGTRATFQMLLASIRATVGDTWLTVDQDVRAQALEAIGEIEPAEYTKIFRALYEYVPPDLSHVETPTLVLYGDHEAPPVKVQGENLAGTLQNASFREIADAGHLVNEDNPVAFNEACAEFFATLDRAAQPTPA